From the Jilunia laotingensis genome, the window GAATGCTCTCCTTACTGCCACAGAAAATCATCTGCTGCCAGGTAATGAAAGGAAAATGTTCATTCAACCAGGCTTGTTTCTCTGTCAGACTTTGGGGAAATTCAGTAGCAGAAGATACAATCAACACCCGGAAACGTTCATTCAGGTAGTGCAACCCTTCCACACTATCCGGTATCACAGGTGCGGTACGAAAGAATCCGGGTGTCATCACGTAATTTCGAAAAGAAGGAAAGGAAAATTCGGACTTCCCTTCCAATTCTTCCATATGTAGAAGAGTTCCTGTATTCTTGAACTCATAATTGATGTACTGGGAATAAACATCAGCCAGTACTCCATCCATGTCTACTAAAATCTGCTTTTCCATTGTTTATTTATAATTTATTAAGTTTTTAATCATTCGTTTTCTTCCGAAACGTACTGTTATGGCTTGAAATCTTCTTTGCGGAAGTCTGTTTATTCTTGCACGATTTCTCATATTCGTTTACACAATTATGCATAAAACCGCAAATCAAAAGAAAATCCTTCAAAAAACAGATCATTCCTTCTCAAATATAGCTATATTTGCGGATGTTTGCAATAGTTAGAACATATATGCTGAAAGAAGAAAGACATCAATACATCCTCAATCGATTGAATGAGAGTAGCCGGATTTATATAACCTCACTGAGCAGTGAGTTAGGAGTGTCGGACGATACTTTACGCCGTGACCTGACGGAATTAGACGAACGAGGACTGTTGACAAAGGTGTATGGTGGAGCTATCCCTAAAGCCGGCATTTCATTCGAATTCGTAGACAGGTTGAATACGGATATGGCCATCAAACATCAATTAGCCGCTAAGGTAATTCCACTGTTTCAGAGTAATGAAGTGATCTTGATGGATGGAGGAACTTCCAACCTGGAAGTGGCACGCCAACTATCGCCCGACATTCCACTGACCATATACACCAACAGTTTCCCAATAGCAAACGAACTCATGCAAAAGCCGCAGGTTGAACTCATTTTTATCGGTGGTAAAGTATTCCCTCCATCGCAGGTAACAGTAGGCGTAACGGTATTCCAAACTTTACAAACCATTCGCCCGGATTGGTTGGTATTGGGTATAAGCAATGTACATCCTCAACAGGGACTAACCTGCCCCGATCGTGAAGAAGCATTCG encodes:
- a CDS encoding 5' nucleotidase, NT5C type, whose translation is MEKQILVDMDGVLADVYSQYINYEFKNTGTLLHMEELEGKSEFSFPSFRNYVMTPGFFRTAPVIPDSVEGLHYLNERFRVLIVSSATEFPQSLTEKQAWLNEHFPFITWQQMIFCGSKESIRGDIMIDDHPKNLNHFVGQRIMFPQPHNNASQVENCIRVSGWKEIMSLNWMGVHA
- a CDS encoding DeoR/GlpR family DNA-binding transcription regulator, encoding MLKEERHQYILNRLNESSRIYITSLSSELGVSDDTLRRDLTELDERGLLTKVYGGAIPKAGISFEFVDRLNTDMAIKHQLAAKVIPLFQSNEVILMDGGTSNLEVARQLSPDIPLTIYTNSFPIANELMQKPQVELIFIGGKVFPPSQVTVGVTVFQTLQTIRPDWLVLGISNVHPQQGLTCPDREEAFVKRLMVERARQRIVIANSLKLNTAETYTVASLGDVDYLVTEDEKIDHIRKSWINQPKNII